One window from the genome of Leucobacter aridicollis encodes:
- the hemB gene encoding porphobilinogen synthase — protein MTPTVRPRRLRATPAMRGLTTETRVHPRDLILPMFVREGLDAPQPIGSMPGVKQHTLDSLRGAVAEAAAAGIGGVMLFGIPAVRDAQGSAADDPAGILNVATAAVRAEAGDALVVQTDLCLDEFTNHGHCGVLTADGAAVDNDATLDRYRAMAVAQAEAGSALLGLSGMMDGQVAAVREALDEAGHPDTALLAYSAKYASAFYGPFREAVDSQLTGDRKGYQMDPANRREGLREAELDVLEGADVVMVKPAMSYLDVLADVAAVSPVPVWAYQVSGEAAMIEAAAQNGWIDRRRAIEESVLGIKRAGADAILSYFATELAGWLR, from the coding sequence ATGACCCCCACCGTTCGCCCCAGGCGGCTCCGCGCGACGCCAGCGATGCGCGGCCTCACCACCGAGACTCGCGTGCACCCGCGCGACCTCATCCTCCCGATGTTCGTGCGCGAGGGGCTCGATGCGCCGCAACCGATCGGATCGATGCCAGGCGTCAAGCAACACACCCTCGATTCTCTTCGCGGCGCGGTCGCGGAGGCCGCCGCTGCAGGCATCGGCGGCGTGATGCTGTTCGGGATCCCTGCAGTGCGTGATGCGCAGGGCAGCGCGGCGGACGACCCCGCAGGCATCCTCAACGTTGCGACCGCGGCCGTGCGCGCCGAGGCAGGCGACGCGCTCGTCGTGCAGACCGACCTGTGCCTCGACGAGTTCACCAACCACGGGCACTGCGGCGTGCTCACGGCAGACGGCGCCGCAGTCGATAACGACGCGACCCTCGACCGCTACCGCGCGATGGCAGTCGCGCAGGCCGAGGCAGGGTCAGCCCTTCTGGGACTCTCGGGAATGATGGACGGCCAAGTCGCGGCGGTGCGCGAGGCGCTCGATGAGGCAGGCCACCCCGACACCGCGCTGCTCGCATACTCGGCAAAGTACGCGTCGGCGTTCTACGGGCCGTTCAGGGAGGCGGTGGACTCGCAGCTCACCGGTGACCGCAAGGGCTACCAGATGGACCCAGCGAACCGCCGTGAGGGGCTGCGCGAGGCCGAGCTCGACGTGCTCGAAGGTGCAGACGTTGTCATGGTGAAGCCGGCGATGAGCTATCTCGATGTGCTCGCCGACGTCGCAGCAGTGAGCCCGGTTCCCGTGTGGGCGTACCAGGTGTCAGGCGAGGCGGCCATGATCGAGGCGGCGGCCCAGAACGGCTGGATCGACAGGCGGCGCGCCATCGAGGAGTCCGTGCTCGGGATCAAGCGGGCTGGGGCCGACGCGATCCTCAGCTACTTCGCGACCGAGCTCGCGGGGTGGCTGCGATGA
- the hemL gene encoding glutamate-1-semialdehyde 2,1-aminomutase, with amino-acid sequence MNAMAGTNAGLAERAARVIPGGVNSPVRAFGSVGGTPRFFVSGNGATVTDADDVEYVDLVGAWGPALLGHAHPAVVDAVQQAAARGLGFGASVPGEYELAQEIIERMPEVELVRLVSTGTEATMTAIRVARGTTGRPLIIKFAGHYHGHSDGLLAAAGSGLATFGLPGSAGVTAETAAQTLVLPYNNLAALEHAFAAHPGEIAAVITESAAANMGILPPDPGFTEGLIRLARANGALVITDEVLTGFRASSSGYWGIERETMPDGLRPDLFTFGKVVGGGLPLAALGGRRDLMEQLAPLGPVYQGGTLSGNPLAVAAGLATLRHADGSVYERLAAAADALAVELDDALTAAGVAHRVQRAGTLLSVLFGDYPVAPATYDDVLGQDTSKHRAFFHSMLDSGVNLPPSAFEAWFVSAAHDDRVIGRIAEALPAAARAAAAA; translated from the coding sequence ATGAACGCCATGGCAGGTACCAATGCCGGGCTCGCTGAGCGTGCGGCACGCGTGATCCCTGGCGGAGTGAACTCGCCCGTGCGCGCGTTCGGCTCGGTAGGGGGCACGCCCCGATTCTTTGTCAGCGGAAACGGCGCGACGGTCACCGACGCTGACGATGTCGAGTACGTCGACCTCGTCGGAGCATGGGGCCCCGCTCTGCTCGGCCACGCCCACCCTGCCGTGGTCGATGCCGTGCAGCAGGCGGCCGCGCGAGGCCTCGGGTTTGGCGCGTCAGTTCCCGGCGAGTACGAGCTCGCGCAGGAAATCATCGAACGCATGCCCGAGGTCGAACTCGTGCGCCTCGTATCGACGGGCACGGAGGCGACGATGACAGCGATTCGTGTCGCCCGTGGCACGACAGGGCGGCCGCTCATCATCAAGTTTGCAGGACACTACCACGGCCACTCCGACGGGCTGCTCGCGGCCGCGGGCTCCGGGCTCGCGACATTCGGGCTTCCGGGCTCGGCGGGTGTCACTGCCGAAACCGCTGCGCAGACTCTCGTGCTTCCCTACAACAACCTCGCCGCGCTCGAACATGCCTTCGCCGCGCACCCCGGGGAAATCGCCGCCGTGATCACCGAGTCTGCGGCTGCAAACATGGGGATCCTGCCGCCCGACCCGGGCTTTACGGAGGGGCTCATTCGCCTCGCCCGCGCGAATGGCGCGCTCGTGATCACCGACGAAGTGCTCACTGGATTCAGGGCGAGTTCGTCGGGGTACTGGGGCATCGAGCGTGAGACCATGCCCGACGGCCTGCGGCCCGACCTGTTCACGTTTGGCAAGGTGGTTGGCGGGGGCCTGCCGCTTGCGGCGCTCGGTGGGCGGCGGGACCTCATGGAGCAGCTCGCGCCACTCGGGCCGGTGTATCAGGGAGGAACCCTCTCGGGGAACCCGCTCGCAGTTGCGGCGGGGCTCGCGACACTACGCCACGCAGACGGCTCGGTGTACGAGCGACTCGCAGCCGCGGCTGACGCGCTCGCGGTTGAGCTCGACGACGCGCTGACCGCCGCCGGGGTCGCCCACAGAGTACAGCGAGCTGGGACCCTACTCAGCGTGCTCTTCGGGGACTACCCTGTGGCCCCAGCAACCTACGACGACGTCCTCGGGCAAGACACGAGTAAGCACCGGGCGTTCTTCCACTCGATGCTTGACTCTGGTGTGAACCTGCCGCCGAGCGCCTTCGAGGCCTGGTTTGTGAGTGCAGCTCACGACGACAGGGTGATCGGCAGGATCGCCGAGGCGCTGCCGGCTGCAGCACGCGCCGCGGCTGCGGCCTAG
- the purL gene encoding phosphoribosylformylglycinamidine synthase subunit PurL, producing the protein MTDFAASPIRPDTVADAAATPEKEQPYAALGLKPDEYDKIREILGRRPTSGELAMYSVMWSEHCSYKSSKIYLRQFGKKVNDKMRERLLVGMGENAGVIDVGEGLAVTFKVESHNHPSYIEPFQGAATGVGGIIRDIISMGARPVAVMDQLRFGAIDDPDTARVVHGVVSGISSYANCLGLPNLGGETVFDGVYQQNPLVNALGVGVLRHEDLHTANASGLGNKVVLFGARTGGDGIGGASILASDSFDEGGPTKRPAVQVGDPFAEKVLIECCLELFQGELVEGIQDLGAAGISCATSELAANGDGGMFIELDSVLLRDPSLTAEEILMSESQERMMAIVAPEKLDEFLAVTAKWDVETSVLGEVTDTNRLVINWRGEEIVNVDPSTVAVDGPVYERPVAYPSWIDALQADSVNAAGLARDEDGEALRAQLLAVSSSPNQADVSWVTNQYDYYVGGNTALSFPDGAGMIRVNEETGLGVAISTDANGRYCQLDPYAGAQLALGEAYRNVATSGAVPTAVTDCLNFGSPENPEVMWQFSQAVEGLSDACLALEVPVTGGNVSFYNQTGDTPIHPTPVVGVLGIIDDVARRIPSGWQDQGENLYLLGVTRDELDGSAWAEAVHSHLGGLPPKADLDAERTLAELLHAASQGGLLSAAIDLSEGGFAQAVVDGALRFGIGARVWISEIMERDGVDAVAALFSETQGRVLVAVPHEEDVKFRGLCEGRNYPVLKVGVTDLAGADAAIEVQDRFTLPLAELRASVEATLPAAFGPVISE; encoded by the coding sequence GTGACTGACTTCGCTGCCTCTCCCATTCGCCCCGATACGGTCGCCGATGCGGCTGCCACCCCCGAGAAAGAACAGCCGTACGCGGCCCTCGGGCTTAAGCCAGACGAGTACGACAAGATCCGCGAGATCCTCGGCCGCCGCCCAACCTCGGGCGAGCTGGCGATGTACTCGGTGATGTGGTCCGAGCACTGCTCGTACAAGTCCTCGAAGATCTACCTGCGCCAGTTCGGCAAGAAGGTCAATGACAAGATGCGCGAGCGCCTGCTCGTCGGCATGGGCGAAAACGCGGGCGTCATCGACGTCGGCGAGGGACTCGCAGTCACGTTCAAGGTGGAGAGCCACAACCACCCCTCATACATTGAGCCGTTCCAGGGCGCCGCGACCGGCGTCGGCGGCATCATCCGCGACATCATCTCGATGGGCGCACGCCCCGTGGCGGTCATGGACCAGCTGCGGTTTGGCGCAATCGACGATCCCGACACCGCCCGCGTTGTCCACGGCGTCGTCTCCGGCATTTCGTCGTACGCGAACTGCCTCGGCCTCCCGAACCTCGGCGGCGAGACAGTGTTCGACGGCGTCTACCAGCAGAACCCGCTCGTGAACGCGCTCGGCGTCGGCGTCCTCCGCCACGAAGATCTGCACACCGCGAACGCCTCCGGCCTCGGCAACAAGGTCGTGCTCTTCGGCGCCCGCACCGGTGGCGACGGTATCGGCGGTGCGTCGATCCTCGCCTCCGACTCGTTCGATGAGGGCGGCCCCACGAAGCGCCCCGCGGTGCAGGTCGGCGACCCCTTCGCAGAGAAGGTGCTCATCGAGTGCTGCCTCGAGCTGTTCCAGGGCGAGCTCGTCGAGGGCATCCAGGATCTCGGTGCTGCAGGCATCTCGTGCGCGACAAGCGAGCTCGCTGCGAACGGCGACGGCGGCATGTTCATCGAGCTCGACAGCGTGCTCCTGCGCGATCCGTCGCTCACCGCTGAGGAGATCCTCATGTCGGAGAGCCAGGAGCGCATGATGGCGATCGTCGCCCCCGAGAAGCTCGACGAGTTCCTCGCGGTGACCGCGAAGTGGGACGTCGAGACGAGCGTGCTTGGTGAGGTCACCGACACGAACCGCCTCGTCATCAACTGGCGCGGCGAGGAGATCGTGAACGTTGACCCCTCGACTGTCGCGGTCGACGGCCCCGTCTACGAGCGCCCCGTCGCATACCCATCATGGATCGACGCACTCCAGGCCGACTCGGTCAACGCCGCTGGCCTCGCACGCGACGAGGACGGCGAGGCACTCCGCGCGCAGCTACTCGCGGTCTCGTCGTCGCCGAACCAGGCTGACGTGTCGTGGGTGACGAACCAGTACGACTACTACGTTGGTGGCAACACCGCCCTGTCGTTCCCCGACGGAGCTGGCATGATCCGCGTGAACGAGGAGACGGGCCTTGGTGTCGCAATCTCGACAGACGCGAACGGCCGCTACTGCCAGCTCGACCCGTACGCTGGCGCGCAGCTCGCACTCGGCGAGGCGTACCGCAACGTCGCCACCTCGGGCGCCGTGCCGACGGCCGTCACCGACTGCCTGAACTTCGGCAGCCCCGAGAACCCCGAGGTAATGTGGCAGTTCTCGCAGGCTGTCGAGGGCCTGTCAGACGCCTGCCTCGCGCTTGAGGTTCCCGTCACCGGCGGCAACGTGTCGTTCTACAACCAGACCGGCGATACTCCGATCCACCCGACCCCTGTCGTTGGCGTGCTCGGCATCATCGACGACGTCGCGCGGCGCATCCCCTCGGGCTGGCAGGATCAGGGCGAGAACCTCTACCTGCTCGGCGTGACCCGCGACGAGCTCGACGGTTCGGCGTGGGCAGAAGCAGTGCACTCGCACCTCGGCGGGCTCCCCCCGAAGGCGGATCTCGATGCTGAGCGCACGCTCGCCGAGCTGCTCCACGCTGCAAGCCAGGGCGGCCTGCTCTCGGCGGCAATCGACCTGTCTGAGGGTGGCTTCGCGCAGGCAGTCGTCGACGGTGCGCTCCGCTTCGGTATCGGCGCTCGCGTGTGGATCTCCGAGATCATGGAGCGCGACGGCGTCGACGCTGTTGCCGCACTCTTCTCGGAGACTCAGGGCCGCGTGCTCGTCGCTGTTCCTCACGAGGAGGACGTGAAGTTCCGCGGCCTCTGCGAAGGTCGCAACTATCCGGTGCTCAAGGTCGGCGTCACCGATCTTGCGGGCGCTGACGCGGCCATCGAGGTTCAGGATCGCTTCACGCTCCCCCTCGCCGAGCTTCGCGCATCGGTCGAGGCTACGCTGCCCGCGGCCTTCGGCCCGGTCATCTCGGAGTAA
- a CDS encoding GNAT family N-acetyltransferase — MNAAVTPLVRPIRTAEYPAEVALLDAAYGAGPYAAELAGDPEWERSVSDVAGRDADGQVIVVEEAGRLLGAASVLRPESSHAKLASKGEAELRLVAVDPNAQGRGIGEALVRAGLEVALGWGRSSLRLDTGVRNPAQRLYARLGFEHTVELDAERTSSGYGESLTYRYALQDREDVRVRLIRDEEISEVSELVLAAYRDDYPHLAADYLADIADVAARAATHFVWVAEDVATGDLLGTVTSPRHREQLTSASEPGEMDIRLLGVSQAARGRGIGALLMRSSVRLAKIRGASRLVLETSPMMESAWRLYERLEFSRLSDRDRSITLASGDELRLLTYGFELMA; from the coding sequence GTGAATGCTGCAGTAACCCCACTCGTACGCCCTATTCGGACAGCTGAATACCCCGCCGAAGTGGCACTCCTCGACGCCGCATATGGGGCAGGCCCCTACGCGGCGGAGCTTGCCGGCGACCCTGAATGGGAGCGCTCGGTGAGCGACGTCGCAGGGCGCGATGCCGACGGCCAGGTCATCGTTGTCGAAGAAGCTGGCAGGCTGCTCGGCGCGGCCTCCGTGCTTCGGCCAGAAAGCTCGCACGCGAAACTAGCGTCTAAAGGGGAAGCCGAGCTTCGCCTCGTCGCAGTAGATCCGAACGCGCAGGGGCGCGGCATCGGGGAGGCGCTCGTGCGCGCTGGCCTTGAGGTTGCGCTCGGCTGGGGGCGGTCGTCCCTACGTCTGGACACGGGTGTGCGCAACCCCGCTCAGCGGCTCTATGCCCGCCTTGGGTTTGAGCACACGGTTGAACTCGATGCGGAGCGCACGAGCTCGGGCTACGGCGAGTCGTTGACGTACCGCTACGCGCTGCAAGACAGGGAAGACGTGCGGGTGCGGCTGATTCGCGACGAGGAGATCTCGGAGGTGAGCGAGCTTGTACTCGCTGCATACCGCGACGACTACCCCCACCTAGCCGCCGACTACCTTGCAGATATCGCCGACGTCGCGGCGCGCGCCGCAACGCACTTCGTGTGGGTCGCGGAGGACGTTGCCACTGGCGATCTGCTGGGGACGGTCACCAGCCCGAGGCATCGCGAGCAGCTCACCTCCGCCTCCGAGCCAGGGGAGATGGATATTCGGTTGCTCGGGGTCTCGCAGGCCGCCCGTGGGCGAGGGATCGGCGCCCTCCTCATGCGGAGTAGTGTGCGCCTCGCAAAGATCCGGGGTGCGAGTCGTCTCGTGCTCGAGACGAGCCCGATGATGGAGTCGGCGTGGCGACTGTACGAGCGCCTGGAGTTTTCAAGGCTCAGTGACCGAGATCGCTCAATCACCCTCGCCAGCGGCGATGAGTTGCGGCTGTTGACCTACGGATTCGAGCTCATGGCCTAG
- a CDS encoding siderophore ABC transporter substrate-binding protein produces MTLRTSRKPRLLGLAAIAASAALVLSACSSSPSEETDAKPEAGATVSITDNFGTVDVPVNPETVVALDNHVFETLTEWDIDLAAAPKGIMGSVWPGYTDNDDVVDIGSHREPNLEAIVAAQPDLIIAGYRFGDSYDDIKKQNPDAVVIDIAPREGEDLMSELKRGNTILGQIFDHEEEAEATNAGLDEAIAGAKEAYNGSDTVMAVNTSGGKIGYLAPGVGRSVGPVFGALGLVPALEVEGASSDHQGDDISVEAIAASNPEWIIALDRDASFAPEEREEGSAPAAELIAGSEALKNVPAVTKGNIIYLDANFYLTEDIHAYTELFEQIQAAFAAA; encoded by the coding sequence GTGACTCTCCGTACCTCTCGTAAGCCGCGCCTGCTTGGCCTCGCGGCAATTGCCGCAAGTGCCGCCCTCGTGCTGTCGGCCTGCAGCTCCTCGCCGTCTGAAGAGACCGATGCGAAGCCCGAAGCCGGCGCAACTGTGTCGATTACCGACAACTTCGGCACCGTCGACGTACCCGTGAACCCTGAGACCGTTGTCGCGCTCGACAACCACGTTTTCGAGACGCTCACCGAGTGGGACATCGACCTCGCGGCAGCGCCGAAGGGCATCATGGGGTCTGTCTGGCCTGGCTACACCGACAACGACGATGTCGTAGACATCGGGTCGCACCGCGAGCCGAACCTCGAGGCGATCGTTGCAGCGCAGCCCGACCTCATCATCGCCGGTTACCGTTTCGGTGACTCGTACGACGACATCAAGAAGCAGAACCCCGACGCCGTGGTCATCGACATCGCTCCCCGCGAGGGTGAGGATCTCATGAGCGAGCTGAAGCGTGGCAACACGATCCTCGGCCAGATCTTCGACCACGAAGAAGAAGCCGAGGCGACAAACGCTGGGCTCGACGAAGCAATTGCCGGCGCCAAGGAGGCCTACAACGGCAGCGACACCGTCATGGCAGTGAACACCTCAGGCGGCAAGATCGGCTACCTCGCTCCCGGCGTCGGCCGTTCGGTCGGCCCCGTGTTCGGTGCCCTCGGCCTGGTTCCCGCGCTCGAGGTTGAGGGCGCGTCAAGCGACCACCAGGGCGACGACATCTCGGTCGAGGCGATTGCCGCCTCGAACCCAGAGTGGATCATCGCGCTCGACCGTGACGCATCGTTCGCTCCCGAGGAGCGCGAAGAGGGCTCGGCCCCGGCCGCCGAGCTCATCGCCGGCTCAGAGGCGCTGAAGAACGTGCCCGCCGTCACCAAGGGCAACATCATCTACCTTGACGCGAACTTCTACCTCACTGAGGACATCCACGCGTACACCGAGCTGTTTGAGCAGATCCAGGCGGCATTCGCAGCAGCATGA
- a CDS encoding ABC transporter permease: protein MNVNRTSAGNGDGGTPARESGRSRVRQVAPRSSIATALPDAAGEIAPEKRARVWPLAVATLVVAALLALSLFVGVYDITDGELGAEMMWITRVPRTVALMLAGAAMAASGLVMQMLTQNRFVDATTSGTTEWASLGLLLTAIVAPSVGLVGRMVVSSLFAFIGAMAFMLILRRIVIRSTLVVPLIGIMLGAVISALTTFLAVQFNLLQMVGTWFMGSFTSVVRGRYEVLWIVAIVTLLVFLLADRITVAGLGREVATSVGMRYETILIAGTALVAVAAGVTTVVVGFLPFLGLVVPNVVATLRGDNVRSNLPWECLGGIALVTVCDILGRVVRMPFEVPVSMVLGMVGAVVFITILMRGRSRA, encoded by the coding sequence ATGAACGTGAACCGCACGTCTGCCGGCAACGGCGATGGAGGAACGCCCGCTCGAGAGAGCGGGCGTTCCCGCGTTCGTCAGGTGGCGCCGCGATCAAGCATCGCGACTGCGCTTCCTGACGCCGCCGGCGAGATCGCCCCCGAAAAGCGGGCGCGAGTGTGGCCGCTCGCGGTAGCCACCCTCGTCGTCGCAGCTCTCCTCGCACTTTCGCTGTTCGTCGGCGTCTACGACATCACAGACGGCGAGCTCGGAGCCGAAATGATGTGGATCACGCGAGTCCCGCGGACAGTTGCGCTCATGCTGGCGGGTGCCGCCATGGCCGCGAGCGGGCTCGTCATGCAGATGCTCACGCAGAACCGTTTCGTTGATGCGACGACTTCCGGCACGACCGAGTGGGCGTCACTCGGGCTCCTCCTCACCGCGATCGTCGCGCCGAGCGTCGGCCTCGTCGGACGCATGGTCGTTTCGAGCCTGTTTGCCTTCATCGGGGCGATGGCCTTCATGCTGATCCTGCGCCGGATCGTGATCCGGTCGACACTCGTCGTTCCGCTCATCGGGATCATGCTCGGTGCTGTGATCAGCGCACTCACAACGTTCCTGGCGGTGCAGTTCAACCTGCTGCAGATGGTTGGCACCTGGTTCATGGGGAGTTTCACGAGCGTCGTCCGCGGACGCTACGAGGTGCTCTGGATCGTCGCGATCGTCACGCTGCTCGTCTTCCTGCTCGCCGACCGCATCACCGTTGCTGGCCTCGGCCGCGAGGTAGCGACGAGCGTCGGCATGCGCTACGAGACGATACTCATCGCGGGAACCGCCCTCGTCGCGGTTGCCGCCGGAGTGACAACCGTGGTCGTCGGCTTTCTGCCGTTCCTCGGCCTCGTTGTACCGAACGTCGTCGCGACGCTGCGCGGCGACAACGTCCGCAGCAACCTCCCGTGGGAGTGCCTGGGCGGTATCGCCCTCGTCACGGTGTGCGACATCCTCGGGCGCGTCGTCCGAATGCCGTTCGAGGTACCCGTGTCAATGGTGCTCGGAATGGTCGGCGCTGTTGTCTTCATCACGATCCTGATGCGGGGGCGGTCGCGTGCGTGA
- a CDS encoding iron chelate uptake ABC transporter family permease subunit → MREPIQLSPAGELPIPPEPALPRWRQLLPIAIVFVVAILLAVAILTYANPAQPGSSGFWVIVRSRAASLGTIALVAVCQAVATVLFHTATSNRILTPSILGFDALYVLTQTALVYVFGTAASGLEGIPKILAQSGLMVIFATALYGWLFSGKRANLHLLLLVGVVLGIGFGSISTFMQRMLTPSEFDVLSARLFGSIGNGNIEYLPFAATIALGILVFVWRRRKVYDVVALGRDAAVSLGVNYRREVVTILVLVAVLISVSVTMVGPMTFYGFLVATLAYQFARNDSHAEIIPLAIGIGLVTLLGATFVLKHIFSAGGLVTVIIEFAGGLLFLIVLLRKGLR, encoded by the coding sequence GTGCGTGAACCCATCCAGCTCAGCCCAGCTGGCGAGCTTCCGATCCCGCCCGAGCCGGCGCTGCCGCGCTGGCGTCAGCTCCTCCCGATCGCGATCGTCTTCGTGGTCGCGATCCTCCTCGCGGTGGCCATTCTCACGTACGCGAACCCGGCGCAGCCTGGCAGTTCCGGATTCTGGGTGATCGTCCGCTCCCGCGCAGCCTCGCTCGGCACGATCGCGCTTGTCGCGGTCTGTCAGGCAGTCGCGACAGTGCTCTTTCACACGGCGACGTCGAACAGGATCCTGACCCCGTCGATCCTCGGCTTCGACGCCCTCTACGTGCTCACCCAGACCGCGCTCGTGTATGTCTTCGGTACCGCAGCGTCTGGCCTCGAGGGAATCCCGAAGATCCTCGCGCAGAGCGGGCTCATGGTGATCTTCGCGACCGCCCTCTACGGGTGGCTGTTCTCGGGCAAGCGCGCGAACCTGCACCTGCTGCTGCTCGTTGGTGTTGTGCTCGGCATCGGGTTCGGGTCAATCTCGACGTTCATGCAGCGAATGCTCACGCCGAGCGAGTTCGACGTGCTCAGCGCGCGACTCTTCGGCAGCATAGGCAACGGCAACATCGAATACCTGCCGTTCGCGGCGACGATTGCGCTCGGGATCCTCGTGTTCGTGTGGCGCCGCCGCAAGGTCTACGACGTCGTCGCGCTCGGGCGCGACGCCGCGGTCAGCCTCGGCGTGAACTACAGGCGAGAAGTCGTCACGATTCTTGTGCTCGTCGCCGTGCTCATCTCAGTGTCGGTGACGATGGTGGGGCCGATGACGTTCTACGGCTTCCTCGTCGCGACGCTCGCCTACCAGTTCGCCCGCAATGACTCGCACGCTGAGATTATCCCGCTCGCGATCGGCATCGGCCTCGTCACCCTCCTGGGCGCGACCTTCGTGCTGAAGCACATCTTCTCGGCCGGCGGCCTCGTCACCGTGATCATCGAGTTCGCTGGCGGCCTGCTCTTCCTCATCGTCCTGCTCAGAAAGGGGCTGCGTTGA
- a CDS encoding iron ABC transporter ATP-binding protein codes for MIQLTSVGKDYAGKRVLGPIDLTIEPGGITALIGPNGAGKSTMLTIIGRLLGADAGTVTVGGLDVTKAKPKELAKVVSILRQENHFMARLTVRQLVTFGRFPHSAGRTTEADRRAIHAAIAFLDLAGMEDRFIDELSGGQRQRAFVAMVLAQDTDYVLLDEPLTGLDMRHAAGMMRQLRAAADALGKTVVLVVHDVNFASAYADRIIALADGELVASGTPDEIMTPEVLERVFGTEVEVIEHAGNKVAIYYRVE; via the coding sequence TTGATCCAGCTCACCTCCGTCGGCAAAGACTACGCCGGCAAGCGCGTGCTCGGCCCGATCGACCTCACCATCGAGCCCGGCGGCATCACCGCGCTCATCGGCCCAAACGGCGCCGGCAAGTCGACGATGCTCACAATCATCGGCAGGCTGCTCGGGGCCGACGCCGGCACCGTGACCGTCGGCGGGCTCGACGTGACGAAGGCAAAGCCGAAAGAGCTCGCGAAGGTCGTGTCAATCCTGCGCCAAGAGAATCACTTCATGGCGCGTCTGACCGTGCGCCAGCTCGTGACGTTCGGCAGGTTCCCGCACTCAGCCGGGCGCACAACCGAGGCTGACAGGCGTGCGATTCACGCCGCGATCGCGTTCCTCGACCTCGCGGGCATGGAGGACCGGTTCATCGACGAGCTCTCGGGCGGTCAACGCCAGCGCGCGTTCGTCGCGATGGTGCTCGCGCAAGACACCGACTACGTGCTGCTCGACGAGCCGCTCACCGGTCTCGACATGCGGCACGCCGCCGGCATGATGCGGCAGTTGCGTGCTGCCGCAGATGCGCTCGGCAAGACGGTTGTGCTCGTCGTGCACGACGTGAACTTCGCGTCCGCGTACGCCGACAGGATCATCGCGCTCGCCGACGGTGAGCTCGTGGCGTCGGGTACTCCCGATGAGATCATGACGCCCGAGGTGCTCGAGCGCGTCTTCGGCACCGAGGTCGAGGTCATCGAGCACGCGGGGAACAAGGTCGCGATCTACTACAGGGTGGAGTGA